Proteins encoded together in one Impatiens glandulifera chromosome 1, dImpGla2.1, whole genome shotgun sequence window:
- the LOC124936999 gene encoding aspartic proteinase 36-like: MSTTMITTLTFLIVIYSTALVVSHKIMILERVVLKTNDVEKQDRARHAKMGIVNFTVVVYDPAKQGLYYTTIKLGSPAKEFHFEPNFYDIATSSSASTISCYDPLCIPAGVQCANESNPCPFGIKYEDGNVAFGYYVTDLLHFDAINPHSLAVENSSARILFACSTFLKGMLTRENRAVDGILGLSYAHPSTISQLENKGIIPRKFSHCFGRDNRGVLIMDGNFKETTGIVYTPLMPSSYVILPVFPLPINPSVYNALSGVRTIMDTGTVLAYLIPETYDALINAIDATVTQQENDVRIDILPQVSFNFAGNASLVLTPLDYITDFHPIIVRS, from the exons ATGTCAACAACCATGATTACAACATTAACTTTTCTTATAGTCATTTATTCAACTGCCCTAGTAGTTTCACACAAGATTATGATTCTCGAACGAGTAGTTTTAAAGACAAACGATGTGGAGAAACAAGACCGCGCAAGGCATGCAAAGATGGGCATAGTTAATTTTACTGTTGTTGTCTATGATCCAGCCAAGCAAGG GTTGTATTACACGACGATAAAACTAGGCTCTCCCGCTAAAGAATTTCAT TTTGAGCCTAATTTCTATGATATTGCAACTTCATCTTCTGCTTCAACCATCTCTTGTTACGACCCATTATGCATTCCCGCCGGCGTTCAATGTGCCAATGAGAGTAATCCATGTCCGTTTGGGATTAAATATGAAGACGGGAATGTGGCGTTTGGTTACTATGTAACCGACTTGTTGCATTTCGATGCAATTAATCCACATTCTTTGGCGGTGGAAAACTCTTCTGCTAGAATTCTTTTTGC GTGTAGCACATTTCTGAAGGGCATGTTAACTAGGGAAAACCGAGCTGTGGATGGGATATTGGGACTTAGTTACGCTCATCCATCCACTATTTCACAACTGGAAAATAAAGGGATTATCCCAAGAAAGTTCTCACATTGTTTTGGAAGAGATAACCGAGGGGTGCTGATTATGGATGGAAACTTTAAGGAGACAACAGGAATTGTCTATACTCCCCTAATGCCATCCTCGTATGTAATCCTTCCTGTCTtt CCTTTACCCATCAATCCAAGTGTCTATAATGCATTAAGTGGTGTAAGAACCATAATGGACACTGGAACAGTTCTGGCATATCTTATTCCAGAAACCTACGATGCCTTGATAAATGCT ATAGATGCCACAGTTACACAGCAAGAAAATGATGTG CGGATTGACATATTGCCACAAGTTTCATTCAACTTTGCCGGCAACGCTTCTTTGGTTTTGACGCCGCTTGACTACATTACAGATTTCCATCCCATTATTGTGAGATCTTGA